In uncultured Tateyamaria sp., a genomic segment contains:
- a CDS encoding VOC family protein translates to MMTTTAKAQEFDLTFNNVAISVSDLDESIAFYRDILGFEVVSQTYFEPVSAKVAFIALADVRLELLEVEGSERLPELDTPPPTHLLTQGFKAIVFDVNDLSGFTQYLNANEVETLWEELVLDDAGSTSTLFRDPDGNLINVFGVSDD, encoded by the coding sequence ATGATGACAACAACCGCCAAGGCACAGGAATTTGATCTGACATTCAACAATGTTGCGATCTCCGTTTCCGATCTGGACGAAAGCATCGCGTTCTACCGCGACATCCTCGGGTTCGAGGTCGTATCCCAAACCTATTTTGAACCGGTCTCCGCAAAGGTCGCATTCATCGCCCTCGCGGATGTTCGGCTGGAACTGCTTGAGGTCGAAGGCTCCGAACGGTTGCCAGAACTGGATACCCCACCCCCAACCCATCTGCTTACGCAAGGGTTCAAGGCCATCGTGTTTGATGTGAACGATCTGTCCGGTTTCACACAATATCTGAACGCGAACGAGGTCGAGACTCTTTGGGAAGAACTCGTGCTTGATGATGCCGGTTCGACGTCGACGCTGTTTCGCGATCCGGACGGGAACCTCATCAACGTCTTCGGGGTCAGCGATGATTGA